The genomic region aatctataagctgaaacaaacaggaccTTAGTTGAATGTACCAAAATATGGTTGAAAACCAAAGATGAAACATGGAGCCATCATTTTGCTATCATACGGTTTTGCTTTTAAAGTTCTGACAATATGGATTATCATACTAAAACATAACTGGTAATTATAATATAAATGATTACCCAAAAAATCGATCGAGCATGAACTGGCATGAACCAAGTATGAATGATAAACATGGAAACTTCAATTCTAAAACCAGAAAAAGAGTTCCAACAAGAAAATAATAACACAGGTCACAACATTAAAGAATGAGTTAGACCTGTTCGGATTAACAAGAATGTTGCATACCACCCAAAAATGACAGTGTAGCCTAACTGGACACCTGAGGAGGGAAGGAAAGAAGTTAAATCAAGCTCAGAAAGTGCAGCAAATAGGTGTCCACAAGACAAACAAAAAAAAACTCGGCCGAGGAGGaaaagaccgccctcccggtattatattaagagtgCGTTTGGCATGGCTTCAGAGCAAAACTACAAGGAGGAGCTGGCCAGGGCATGCCAAACACCCTAACTCTAGAGTTGTAAACTCTATGGAGTTTTTTGAGCTGCAATACAATTTTTTGGAGTACATTTTTTGCTGCTCCAGAAACTCCAAAAAGCAACCTGGTCATGGAGTTTGGAGTTATTTACCCGCCACTGCCACCGATTATGAGAAACAATCTAAACTATTGAGCAGAGCTGCTCCACCTAGAGTTTTGGAGTAGAGCTGCTCTAGGGTGGTgcagagccatgccaaacacgccctaagaagagaccgaaacatggtcccgACCGAGAAAATCCTCGAACCCTTAccccatcactagcgggccgtcaccacccactctgcaacggcccgaCCGGAGGGTGGCGCGCAGAACGTAACCGGGAGAGATAGGGGCACAGCGAGAggattttttttaaccaagccaaaAATTCGCCCTCGAGGGGAATCGAACTCAGGACctagaggtgctactcggaagccttaaccattaagctagaggccctttcgcaggTGTCCACAAGACCACAATCGATAAAGCAGAAGTAATCCATTTTTAATGCTAATGTCTGAGAAAATTTATGGAGAACTAGAATACTAATGAGTTTGAACATGCCAATTTTCTTACCAACTACCAAGCATACTAAAAGGTAAAAGTGTAGGTTTCTAGCTTCAGATACAATCTGTAAGAGCAATAAGTCCCAGTCCCTAAACTGGAACCATCTGAATTGAGAAGTTAatattttcgcacaacaagcctaAGGTTATAGCACAGAAGAATGAAGATAGGAATATTAAGACTATAGCTTAATGTATTCTATGCTGACTCTTCTGAAATGCAGATGCAGTACAGTTTTAGTGAATATTTTGAGACCATAGTGCAACTGATTTAAAGGTAAACTTGTCACTGGAGAACAAACATATTAACCTAATATTTTATAACTCTCCTTGATTTCAATACAAATAAACTTGGTTAAATACAGATCCGAAAGTTATCTGAGTTTCTGACACCAATGCTCAGTTGTTCTAGCTCAATTTTTTTTTCTTCCCAAACCATTTCAGGAAGATACTAAAGGAGAGAACAAGACGTGTAAAGAAATATACCTACAATCAATAGCGCTCTCATAAAGTTACATCCCTGCTGGTGTAGTTCGAAAAAATGGTTCAAGTGCGCTGTTAACAGAAAGGTTCAGTTCTAATTAGAAGAGTACATGAATATCAACAACAGAGAATGTATAGGCAATACAATGTAAATGTGGTATGCAGCAATTTGATTAATAAACTAATCCCAAATTAGAGCAAGAAAGATCAGAAAACTTGAGGCCTTCGTATCGGATCGACCTATCATCCTGAGCAGGGTCCTTGTCGCCATGCAGTGTGCGATCCAGAGTTCCAGACACAATTTTGCGAGGTTCAGCGCACAAACCTGTTTGGCGCTCTCATAGTGTGACACTTGGAGGCTGGTGACCTTCGCTGTCAAGCGACTCCAAAATCTTTACGATTTGTGCCAGCTGCCACCATAATCAAGGACTGGATCATATGCTTCAGATCCATGAGGATGGATGTGAATGGACATGACGATGTCGATATTCTTGGAGAGTACATCTTGCAAAATGGGATTGGAACCAGACAAAGCAAATACCAGAAGTGATGGCCGTGGATGATTGGAGACAATATTGCATAGGCTTTAATCGTGTGACGTGCTCAGGCATGGCCAAGGCCATGGCTTAGGAACCAACAATGGCACATACAAGACCAAGAGGCAGGGACAGCAAGAGGTAGTGGATGATAGATCCCACCTACTGCTTGAGTTCACCAATTACAATCAGCCAACACCATCTAACTTCTCAATCAATCTGCCAATGATAGGACCTGAATGGCTGCCGAGGGCGCAATGCTGAGTGACCAGCAGTCAGGGTTTGAACCCCTGGCAGTGAGCAGGTGCCCTTCTTGCTCAAGACAAGGTGAGGGCGCACGTCAAATGGGTTCTGGGCGAGAAGCAACACCTTATGTACTGATCTTGCTTAACAAACAAATGATAGTGTTAGGGCTATTTAAATAGCCGAACCCTAACAAGCCAACGAACTTATCAAACCAAACAAACTCCTATCtttgagcaaataaattacaaacAAATCCCCTGAACCGACTGAAGCGATATCGGTGTTGTCGCTGGTTCGCAACAGGGACGCTTGGCACGACATTGATATAGAATGCCGATCATAACAGCTTATGATCCAAACCCTGTAACAAACTAGATATCCTAACAAACCAAACTCACAACCATTACTAATCAAATGCCTCTGAGGCTCTGACTAATTGAAACTTCTGACAGGACCAGAACTTTCTTCAGGACCTAGCTACTATCTTGCGCTGCAGCCTGCTCCAGAGTACAATCCTCACTCATTGCGCTCCCGTTCACAGACGTGCGGGCATACATGAGAAGGATAAAATGATGCAGGCAAAGTTGGTTCCTTTGGAATACAAAAAATTAGAACGATACTATAGAAATTTACCTAGACTGAAGAAGATTGGACTCAGAAATATAATTGTAGACATTTTGAATCCCCCACAGAGCAGAAGAGGTATCATGCATGCCCTGAAAACCAGCTCCTCAGTAAATGGTGCCTGGTCAAAAGATCATCACCAAACAATATCACTACAATAAAAAAGGGAATCAAAGTGTTCTCAGTAGCATCCTAAACAGTACTACAAATTGCCAAGGCATTACACTAATTGTTAGCTGATAATTATGGTTCTTACATTCAGATGTTCAGTCAACAATTCTTCATTTATTGCTAGTTTGCTACAATAACCTTCGATCACTGGTTTACAGCATGTAGTATCTTATAAGTACAAAAAATGGTAAAAAGGGAAAGAAGAACAGACCACTACATAGTTCCGCCAAACCATAACATCCGCAACAGCAGCTTGGATCCATTGTGCAAGCCTCTGTGCGCAGCCTATCTCCACCTCATCGCCACCGCCCCACGAGCTCACTAGGAGCCACACTCTAGCGACGAATGACCCAGCATACACTAGGGATGTCAGGAGAAGTGGAATAGCCACGGCCTGAATCTGTAGAAGAACAAGCGTTTCAAACTTTCAATACAAGCAAGAAAAGCTAAACGCTAATGACCGAGGTACGAGACTCTAGCTTATTTGGAAAAGATTGTTTACCAAGTGATCCTTCCTAATGCCGAACACAGCAAACATATCAGCGAAGTCGCTGAGGCTCCAGACCTGAGGAGGAAGACAAGAAGATGGGGGATTTGAGATTCGTTCAGTTCAGGTTCAGGTATTGCACAGGAGGAATCAGGTATGTACCGGAGGAGAGCAGGGGCGCTTACTCGGAGGAGGGACGCAGTGGCAAGGACGGAGGCGGCGGATGCGACGGCGGCACAGGCGAAGCGACGGTGGAGGAAGGTGCGGAGTGAGGTTGGGGGTGGGAACCGGAGGATGACCGTCGGGGCATAGAGGACAGCGACGTAGAATACTGCCATTGCGGCGCACGCCGCCATCGCCGCGACACCTGATATCACCGGCGGCGAGGCGAGAAGGAGGCCCGCCGGCGTCGCCATAATCTGGTGAAGCAGGCGTCAGTCGAGATTGCTCATTGGATTCTAGATTTCGTCGGGAGTGAAGATTTGGGATCGTAACACAGTCGGTCGCGTGGCTTCGCTTGGCACGAAGAACACGCTGTTTTCGGACTATGGGTGTTTGGTGCTAATAATTAGCTACTAAAATTAGTTAAAGATATCCAAACAATTTAGCTAATACTTGagctattagctacttttagcaaatttgttaatagttagctagctatttgttagctaacTAATtgagtgtttgaatgcactagagctaatagttagttagctaaaaaaACTTCTAGTAGAATGAGTTAACTAACAAATAGCTAGCCAACTATTAGCTAATTTGATAAAAATAACTAATAGTTAAACTATTAGTTAGAATGTTTGGATGTCTTTAGCCAGTGGTAGAGGACGCCGGAAAATTTAGGTGTTGCTAACGCAACGAAGAATGAAAAATTAGATCTATTCAATAATTAAAATACTCATGCGCATAATGAAATAAATTGGACTTGGACTACCGGGCAGTGAACTGAACTCTATTCAATAATTCAAATACTCACGGTCCGGCCGCCGGCGCGCAGTGTGTTTGGACGGCTGACCACGCAGCGGCACAGTCAGTCAAGCAGTGCCCCTGCAGTCAGGCACTGAGGCACGGCGCGCTAGTACGCTACTGCGCAGGCGCGCAGCGGCACAGCCGCACAGCCGCACAGGCACGGGGCTACCTCAGCCTGGGCCCTGGGCGCCGCCGCGGCAGGCGAGCAGCTGAGCAGGCGAGCGCGCCGGCAGGAGCGGGACTGCGCGAGGCCGGGAGTGCGAGACGCTGGCGGAGTGACGGTGGCGGCTGAGACCTAATCTCTAAATGGGCCGACCCAAGGTATAACTCAGACAATACTGCATCATACTAGGCCCTCCGCCCCTGTCTTTAGCTAATTTTAGCGACTAACTACTAGCTCTAATGCATTTAAACACTCCCTAATTCCACTAGAATTTTTTAGCTAACTAAGGGAGAGTTTGAATgctctagagctaatagttagttagctaaaaaatTGGTAGTGGATTagctagctagctaactattaactaatttactaaaactGACTAATAGTGGATTAGCTAGCTCTcaaaaacaccccacccactcatctTTTGCTTGTTGCTTGGTCCAAACCATGATTAGGATAGATCAAGTGCATTTGCTTAGTTGTTTTGTATCGAATGGCACTAGTTCATTGATTGAGTTGTGGATTTCTTATTACTCTTGGTGGTTTGTGCCACCTAGATAACATGGAGTAGCGGTGGTCATTGAGGAGAGTGTTGGTGAATGTTCTCTACCTTGGTAATTAATTTGTGAGTGATTTTGATCTCCTACATAGAGTTGCAAAGGGTTACTCTAGAGGAATGATCATGTATTCATGTGTATTGAAGGATCTTTATGATTTATTGTTGTGGTAGCCATGTTGTGGGCTACCTTGAGCAACTAGTTATCATGTGAATCACTTAGCTAAAGCTCGCTATAATTGGGATTGAGTTATTAGCAAGCAATTGAACCCTAGGAGAAAATTTGATTACGTTCATCTCTTGCCCACTTTGATATTGATCTCTACACTTGTGTATTTGCATTCATATATTGCTTGTGTTAGTATCTCACTAGTATAGTTGGTGTCTAGTAGTTGAAAGGATCCAAATGGCTAAAGGGGGTGAATACACTACAAAAAATTCTCTACTAAAACATAACAATAGAGCAAAGGTTGATTAGTACAATAAGAATTCTTACTAGCAACTACTTTGCACTAGCTCTAATTCACCCAATGCAAGCCCTACACAATTCTAGTAGCTTGGTTTCTAGTCTAAAGCACAACATCACACAAGCTAACTACCAAGAGCTACACTAGAGAAGTCCAAAGAGAGAACAACTAAAACTATTTACTACTAAAATGACAACTAAAGTACTCTAGCTTAAGGAAAACAACCACACACATAAACAAGCAATTTCAAAGTAATACAAGTGTGTGGCAGGGAAACCAACGAGGGAAAGTGATGACACAATATATATCCTAGAGGTTTAGTTGCTTACTGACAACATGCGTCTTTGTTATGGCCAGTCCCACTTGATGATTCGTAAGCTAACTAAAATGACAAGATAGACCCACCAAAGTGCCACAAGAACACTCAATTGGTGCACTCCAACTAGCCATGTGCAATCCACTAGAGTATCCTTTTGCAATCTGCGAGGTGGGATCCATACTTCTCACAATAACCATTAGTTGGAGGTGAAGAACAAACACCAATCTTCCTTAATGACCACTAGTTCCTCCAAGCCATCTAGACAGCGAGTGCAAGTGCACTAGATACAAGAACTAAATGCAAGTGGATCCCTCTCAATCTCAATTTAGATAAAGCACAAGTCAAGAGATGAGTGTGAGGTGTTCTTGAATGATTACAAGGGTGTTGGTTTTGTTAGAACACCAAGAGTGCTCAACAAGAGCGTACTAACATATATTTGTAAGCCCGTATggaaattgtcacacccggatttaagggcaaatccaggcgtgaatcaaatgtgtgctaggatgaaGTCACACACATATGACGACTCATgtatagaaacgaatgtcacatatttactatataataggagttctgtacaaaataactaaataattagatcatatgaagacaacgatccctgcaaccatagttgactgagaGACAATGTCCtatatctctcacgaactcatcacgacctccttcatgctcctcatctcgtggtacctattcttgacctgggggatgtgagtacagcaagggtgagctcacatacattcatcgttcaacaagttgtgggaaataatgtgcatgagctcacttacggtgggggctcacgTGAATTGTAAGGCTTACccaagaagatggttaaagctaagcattgcttttaaagttggtcaaagttttaataGCAGTTATTAAGTATAAGTCAGTatcaacccaaataaataagagatcaaaattaattATAATCCCATAATACAATATAAATGACATATTAagttaattccataatttaatcatgtgagtgtctgaggcgctcatgaccgtgagcacgactgatataccagttgtaCACTCTACAAAGGTTACACATCTTTATCCACAAGTCGTATTATCCATTTgctaagggatcgcgacttcccattcatctttGCTGAGGAGACGAGGcaaggtagcactacgaggcctttacaaagttccactagcttcagaaaatcgCTACGGTTTCTAAGgagagcgatataggaatccTCGTCTGAAAAGCCATAGCAGCATGATCAACCTGACAATCTCCCTCTACCGACAACTCtcctactgtccttgcccctttcgggtagggTAGTCGTCCActtgctttcctaattagtcagccaagagcgtcccataccacccttgtggtagcactgttttcccggctgttcgctccatgttccaattaacataatgatctatcatgaacaataataactCATTGACAATaaatagcatgatcatgaataatgtgaatCTTAACACCTAAAACCACATAGAGAAATAACAGAtcctacccaaaagtttagtggtaaacaaggtatgagGTAAACCAATCTAGGGTaatctattgggtcccatcaaaattgtcctaagcagatcataatgattaacaggaacattattgggtaaagaagcgtgatcaagggcacaacttgcctctgGCCTGAGATTCCAGGTATttcaccaagttggtcttcggGTTTCCCATGACCtcactgctactcgtagcaatagatacaaatagacaagaagtaaataaaaatcacattacaccaaacatgagaccaAACTGTGTAGGAATATTCTACACGCTGCTATGAGATCATAGGCTGGAGAagtactaaaatcggagttacgtttTAAAAGGCATAGTTTTCGGAAGACCCTAGGTGGTTTAACAACAAAAGTATATCCATTGTTTATTAATAGAAAGCATGTGGGGAGAATATTATAAACGAATAACTGATTcaattttaatctaagttataactcAGGTAGAGATCATACTTTAGTTGGATTGCTATTATAGATTGATTGACTTTGCTTAGGAAGGTCAATCTATTGGACATAGTTAAATAAAATCTACTTATAAAAATACTTGACATGGAAAAATAATGTTTGTTACTGCATAGTAAATATGTATATGAGGCTAACACAATTTGAATGGACCAAATTGGAGTTAAAATGCATAAATTGACAAAACAACTTTTATGAGTCATTTGATATTAATTTTATCCCTACAATTACTTCCAGGGGTGTTTTCTGCAAATTCTAGGGACCTAGGTGTAAGAATTCTCCACGGCCAAGGACGACGAGTTGGTTTTATAAAATCCTAAGGTCTGTTATGAAATTTTGCgcgtggccgaaggggtatgcagCGATCCGAGTCGTTAGATTTAAAGGCCATGGTCCAGATTAGATCTCACTTAAGTCGAATCGATAAGCTATTGTGGCTGTTGGACCTTAATCCTGCGCTTCGAATTTTATGTACGCGAGATACATCACTGGCCCTCCGATTCAGATGGGGTGGATCACATCCATCTGACCGAACCAGACACTGGATCTAGTCCTGACCGTTGTTTAGACCATCAATGGGTGGCACCACTCCACCCTTTACGCCGGCTGGACACGATGGTGCCCGCAGCCATCACGGCAGTGCCATTATCGGCAAGCGCCAACCATCCCGCCCAAAACTCGAATCCGGTGGAGATTTTACACGATTCAGAGCCAAGGTAAGAGTCTGGGGTAAGATCTTACTGAGAGTCGTGTTGCAGGGCGTCTATCATCGCAATTGAGCGGATCCGCGGCTGTGCCCGTCCACCGGTGAGGAATTCCGGCCACCGCCTACCCCGGGATGCTGGGACTCCTCCTCGCACAGGTCCTGCATGTCTCGGAGAACACATGGGCACGATCTCGTGCTCCAAACCCTGTCGAGGGCAGAGAATCACGTTGGCGGTCCACGATTGCTCTCTTTCGTCGCCGCTATAATCCCCTCCCCTCACAGTTCCGTGGCGCTTGGACAAGATGGATGAGGGACGCAGGGCCCCCGGTTTTATACCTCACGACCAACAAAATCCGCGCAAATGTGGTTCAGACGACTTTCGCACCGCAACAGTTCGGTAGGATTGATATCCCGTGGATAGGGACGATTCTGACGCCCCGACCCCACATGTAAGTGACCGACCAACCTAGGCACGTGAGGGCTGACTATCGACTAAGCGGGCTCGTTCGTCAGTGACCGTATGCGCAAGCGTGTGGGGCTGACCAGGTGCGAAGGTGGGCGGCGGGTAGGAAAACGAGTGGCAAGTGGGCTAGGGCTATGGTTTCGGCCCAGGGACGCAGGTGAAGCTTCTCctttttttccttttattttctattttagttttcaacctaaattcaaaattcaaatcaTAGTTTTAATATTAAACTTCAAAATGCACAAGCACAATAAACTCCAGCATTAAAAGTAGATTTTCATATTAATTAATTCATACACCTTAAAATAGTTATTTTAAGGAAATAATTCCTAGTGTATATCCCTTTACAAAGAGATGATTTAACTTAAATTCTGAGGGAGTACGTATAGTTTTGAACCAAGAAATTACTTAGTTCCCATAGGGATCCTTTTCATTTAATCTTTTACTAAAAAGTAATTATTACATGGTGCAAAAGCTATTGTAACGTATGCGATAATGCTTCCAATCAAACATCCATCAAATCAAAGTTGAGCTTGATCTGATGGAACACAAAGAGGTTCTAGAGTCACACTTGGCCATCAGAATGAACCATAATTAAAGTTCTTATGAGCTAACAAGTGGGGCCACACAGATGAACAATATGTCTGCTTGCTCTAATGTTATGCCCAATCCTACCATCGGACGATCCAATAACTAACCATAGCCAGGGTAAGCACTACACTTACTGCTGCTCCAATGGTGACCATCTAGCCAATCTGATTGTGCACCAGAGCTAATTGTGAGCTCAGTTTTCAACCTTTTTCAAATGTGCCAACTCCACAACTGTTCCAACATGTGAGCAAATGAGCTAGCATTTCATAAACATTTTGAAAGGGTTTTCAAGTGATCTCACCTTGTCACTAGGTCCAATGTATATGCAAGTATTTTCACACTTAGTAGCACTTAGATAACAAATTTCAACTTTTGGAgtccccctcttaatagtacaacTATCTATCCTGAACTTGATCGCACATTCTATTGTCTTGATCGACAAAACAAAATCctctttatacctttgcctttacaACTTGTTTTTTTCACTTCCTTATTTTCCATGTAAGAGCTTGCTCCATTTTGAATGGTCGCCCTTTATCCATATCCAAGCTTTACTCACTATTTGGTGTAGACTTAACCTATATTAATCAAATTCTTAGCAAAAGATAGTCCATGGATTGTctcaattaccaaaaccaaacaTAGGGCTTTTAGTAATTTAGTAGCTAGCCTTAAATGCTTGGCTACTTTAGCTCTCTAGTGTAGCTAGTTTAGTTGGTAGCTCTTGTATGGTGAAGTGTTTTAGTGTAGAATTCAATTCCTACTAAACTTGTGTAGGGGGGGCTTGCTTGGGTGAAATAGAGTTAGGCAAAGTATTGGCTATTAGGCTTTTTGGGGGCCTTGCTTTGGTGAAATAGAGCTAGACAAAGTACTGGCTATTAGGCTTCATAATTTTACTAACTACTTTGCTCTAGTGTTTGTGAGTCCCTCGAAATTGTTTTATAGGATATTCAACCTTTCCCTCTAGACATTTAGATATTCTCAACAAGACTGACACTAGACAGATATCCATGCACATTGGGTCCTAATAGACCTTTGAGCACATGGGGGTCTACTAGATCTTTCTTTCTTTGATCCCCCTCTTGTGTCGCTTATCTCTCTATCCACAAGGATGGTGTCAAGCGGATCTTTGAGGTCACTGGGGTTTGGTCATTCTTGCCATGTGCGGTTGTGTGCCCATCCCATCTTGTGCACATGGCCACACTTGCTCTAGACCTACCCGACATCCTGGTGTCTTGGATATATAACTCTAAGCCGCAACCATGTCGACATTGCCGCTAACCGCATAAACCTTGTCATTGTTCTCGCATCCCAATATCCCACACTATCAACTGCCACACACACGCGCGCGATAGCAAGCTCC from Zea mays cultivar B73 chromosome 6, Zm-B73-REFERENCE-NAM-5.0, whole genome shotgun sequence harbors:
- the LOC100192945 gene encoding CAAX prenyl protease 2; translation: MATPAGLLLASPPVISGVAAMAACAAMAVFYVAVLYAPTVILRFPPPTSLRTFLHRRFACAAVASAASVLATASLLRVWSLSDFADMFAVFGIRKDHLIQAVAIPLLLTSLVYAGSFVARVWLLVSSWGGGDEVEIGCAQRLAQWIQAAVADVMVWRNYVVAPFTEELVFRACMIPLLLCGGFKMSTIIFLSPIFFSLAHLNHFFELHQQGCNFMRALLIVGVQLGYTVIFGWYATFLLIRTGNLLCPIIAHVFCNMMGLPVFSSPRTKGAALVAFLAGSIAFFWLLFPATSPELYNSSFDRCSCWHGFCNWK
- the LOC100192945 gene encoding CAAX prenyl protease 2 isoform X2, whose protein sequence is MATPAGLLLASPPVISGVAAMAACAAMAVFYVAVLYAPTVILRFPPPTSLRTFLHRRFACAAVASAASVLATASLLRVWSLSDFADMFAVFGIRKDHLIQAVAIPLLLTSLVYAGSFVARVWLLVSSWGGGDEVEIGCAQRLAQWIQAAVADVMVWRNYVVAPFTEELVFRACMIPLLLCGGFKMSTIIFLSPIFFSLGVQLGYTVIFGWYATFLLIRTGNLLCPIIAHVFCNMMGLPVFSSPRTKGAALVAFLAGSIAFFWLLFPATSPELYNSSFDRCSCWHGFCNWK
- the LOC100192945 gene encoding CAAX prenyl protease 2 isoform X1; the protein is MATPAGLLLASPPVISGVAAMAACAAMAVFYVAVLYAPTVILRFPPPTSLRTFLHRRFACAAVASAASVLATASLLRVWSLSDFADMFAVFGIRKDHLIQAVAIPLLLTSLVYAGSFVARVWLLVSSWGGGDEVEIGCAQRLAQWIQAAVADVMVWRNYVVAPFTEELVFRACMIPLLLCGGFKMSTIIFLSPIFFSLAHLNHFFELHQQGCNFMRALLIVGNLLCPIIAHVFCNMMGLPVFSSPRTKGAALVAFLAGSIAFFWLLFPATSPELYNSSFDRCSCWHGFCNWK
- the LOC100192945 gene encoding CAAX prenyl protease 2 isoform X3 — encoded protein: MATPAGLLLASPPVISGVAAMAACAAMAVFYVAVLYAPTVILRFPPPTSLRTFLHRRFACAAVASAASVLATASLLRVWSLSDFADMFAVFGIRKDHLIQAVAIPLLLTSLVYAGSFVARVWLLVSSWGGGDEVEIGCAQRLAQWIQAAVADVMVWRNYVVAPFTEELVFRACMIPLLLCGGFKMSTIIFLSPIFFSLGNLLCPIIAHVFCNMMGLPVFSSPRTKGAALVAFLAGSIAFFWLLFPATSPELYNSSFDRCSCWHGFCNWK